Genomic DNA from Crateriforma spongiae:
GATTGGTGGCTTCATCGGCCGACAGATCGGCGACCGCGTCACGACCATAAAAAAGCCCTTCGGTGCTTTCACGAACCAGGACAAAGTCGATGTCGCCGGCACCATAATTTTTCAGCGGCGTGTCGGATTCATGAAACAACTGAATCGGACGAACTCCACCGTACAGCTGCAATCGTTCGCGCAGATCAAGTTGCGGCGCGATCTCTTTGCCGTTGGGATACCGGACATTTGGTAAGCCCATCGCGCCCAATAAGACTGCATCGGATGCCAAGCAGGCTTCGAAAGCCGAATCAGGCAATGCTTCACCGCTGCGCTGGTATTCGCCCACACCGACGTCATGCGGATCCAAGTGGAATTCAACGCCGTCCAAATGCGGCTGCATCTGTTGCAACAGCCGAACCGACTGATCACATACCTCGGGTCCGATGCCATCGCCACCGAGGACGACAATGTGAAACGTCTTGGTCATAGAAATGTTAATAAGGCTGGAATAAACGAAGGCGGGAGGGCGTTTCGGGAGTCGTCTTAGCATGCCCACACGCGGCCGAAACGGCAAGGACTTCGACGTATCCGCAACACGTCGTCCGGCGTCTTATCCAACCCGCGGTTCACCCTTGAAGTATGCCGAGAACAGGTCGCCGGAACTCACGCGATGCCGCAATCATAGTCGCATGAACACGCCCGGCGTGGCGAACACCCAATGGAATCATGCCCAACCGAAAAACGGCCATGGACCTTCGCCGGAAGCATCGGGCGGCAGTTCAACGAATCCGTCAGTCTGGCCCAACGCGACCAAGTCACCGGAACCACGACCGACGACGGGGACGGCCAGCCCCGGTGCGATCAGACGCACACCACGCATCCAGTGCAGCGGCAAAGTCTTTGTCCCCGGGGACTGTAAGTGCACCGACGGCGGCGACGGCGTCCAATCGGCGATGCCAGCCATTTTCGACAGCCAAGGTTGAACGAATCGCCGACATCCCATTGTGGCACTGACGGGGTTGCCGGGCAGTCCGACAATCAGCTTCCCCTGTTCCGACACGGCGGCCAAAATCGGTTTGCCCGGGCGAATGGGCAATTTGTGAAAGACCACGTCTGCGCCAAGTTGGCGAACGATCGCGGGAACGTAATCGTGATCGCCGGCCGAAACACCGCCGGTCAATAAGACCGCGTCGCTGTCATGGATCGCTTGATCAACGGTTTGGCGAAGCGTTTCAGGATCGTCGATCGCGTGAAGGGGGTTTGCCAAATCGATCCACCGGTGTGGCCGAAGCGCTGCAACCAATGCCGCTTGGTTGCTGTTGCGAATCTGCCATGGTTTCAGCGGCGATTGGGATGCATTGACCAATTCGTCACCCGTGGTGATCACGGTGACACGGACACGACGATAGACCGGCGGGCGATCGACGCCAACATTTTCCAAGGCGGCCCGCTGTGGCGACCGAATCAACTGGCCGCGGGACAACACAGGTCCACCACAAGGAACGTTTTCACCGGCGCGTCGAATGTTTGCTCCCGCGGGGCACGCCATCGCCGCATCCGCCAGCACGATTGAATGCTCGGATTCGATCACATCTTCGCGGCGAATGACCAAATCCGCTTCGTCGGGTACCACCGCACCAGTGAAGATCTTTACCACGCACCTGGGCGCGATGCGGGGCGGCGGACTTCCGGGCATCGCGTGACCTGAAATCTCCAGTGCAACGCCTTGTTTTCGATCTTCTTCGCGAAGGGCGTAGCCATCCATCGCGGACACATCGGCCGCCGGGCTGTCGCGATCGGCCGTCACGTCGGACGCCAACACACGACCGCAAACGTCATCGACGGTTTGATCCACCGAAACGACCGACAAGCGATCGGCAACAGCATCAATGGCTTGGCCGGGTGTTTGAAAGCGGAGGTTTGCGTTCATGCTAGATCGGAAGGATTGAAGAAAAGCTTGCCAGTCCTGTGGCCGGTTGATGTTGACCATTCGATCGGCGGACAGCACCAGCGAATCGAAAGGATGCCGGTTCAGCCAGCGAGACAGACTACGGTGTGGCGTGTGAAGCAAAGCCTGCAACTGGTCCAAAACAGCGATCGGATAAACACCGACCAGCGGTTGTACCCGTCCGTCGTCGGCATGAACGAGACACGCCGGCTGTGATGCGTTTCGTTTCCAAAGGCCCAACAATGCGGCCAGATCGGCGACCATCAAACTGGGCATGTCCACCGGAGTGACGAGACAACCTGCGGCGTTTTGCGACTTGGCCCAGCGAAGCGCCGCGACGATGCCCGCGACCGGACCTTGATCATCAGCAGCATCGGGCAAAGCCAGGAAATCGGGATCAGCGTCGCCACCACCAACGACGGCGACCGATGAAGTCAACGCCGCCAGCCGCCGGCAAGCGTGTTGCAACAGCGTGGGCCCACTGGGATGACGCAGGGCAAACTTATCCGTCCCCAAACGCGACGACCGCCCACCACAAAGCACGGCACCCACGACCGGAAATAATTCATCCGAATCCCGGGCCTGGGAACACGAGTCCGTCGCGGCCATGAGCCTCACACGCCTAGGAGGTGGACGTGGGTGAATCGCCATCGCTCGCGGACAGCGATTCGTGTTTTGCCAAGACGTCTTCGACCCAAGACTTGGCACGCATCATGGTGGGAAAACCGATCGTCGGTGCGGACAGCATCGCGACATGCCGAAGATCATCCGGGCGGCATCCCGCTTCCAGCGCCTTTCGACAATGGGAATGCGCGGCGCCTTCCAATCCGGCCCCCAAAGAAATGGCCAGCTTGACCAAAGCGACTTCGCGATCCGAAAGCGGTCCGGCTTCCCGCGCGGCTTTGCCCAACGATTCGTAGGCACGCATGAACTCGGGATGGTCCTGGTGCATCTGCTTATAGCGTTTGGGAATCATTCAGCCGTCCACGTTGGTGTCGCCGGTGACTCGGTCCTTGTAGATCGCCAAACGAGCAAGCGCCAGATCGATATCGACCTTTTCAATCCCGTGGGCTTCCATCGCATCGGCAAAGTGGCCGCAAAACTTGGCAAAGTGATAAGCCATGATGCCGCGACCGGCGTGCACCTTGGTCAATTCGGCGCCGGTGTATTCGACCGGTCCGTCGAACGCGGACGCCAAGAACTGAAACTGCATCTTCTTCAACCGCTCCATCGACGTGTCGGCAAAAAAATGCGCCAGTTCCGGATCGGTCAACACACGAGCGTACATGTCGTCGACGATCGCCTTCATCTGATCGGGGCCACCGATCCGTTCAAACAGTTGTTGGTTAGTTTCGCCGTTCATCGGATTCCCCTGATGGTTGATCGGACCCCGCGTCCATTTTAGCCGAGACGTTGGTTTCGAAGTGTGCGATTGCGTCCGCAAGCGCGTCCATCGTGTATGGATCGGCCACCACATCGGGGCGCACCCCCAACTGCGACAACGTGTCCGCCGTCACGGGGCTGAGAGCCGCCACTTTAAGTTTTCCCCAGCGGTGGCCGAGCAATCGATCCACCGAACGCGCCGTCGCGCTGCTGGTGACCGTCACCCAGTCGATCCGACCACTATGGACATCATCGCACACCGACGACGGCCAATCTTGCACATCTTCGTTGCGGTACGCAGCCACCTGCGACACATTGACACCCAATTCGCACAGCCGTTGGACCCATGCGTCGTTGCCACGACTGGCGCGGACGACCAGCCCACGCGACAGCTTCTGGTCGACCAACAAGTCCACCAACGCGTCGCCGGTGTAATCGTTGGGAACCAGATCAGCATGGATTCGATGCCCGCGAAGTGCCTGGGCCGTTTTTCTTCCGACCGCGGCAATCCGTAGGCCCGCAAGCTTTCGAACGTCGTGCTGCTGGTAGAACCGATCCAAAAAAAACTCCACCCCGTGGACGCTGCAGAAGACCAGAAAATCTTGTCGTTCCAGCTGGTCGATCGCCTGATCCAGGTCCGTCGGGTCATCCAACGCGCCGACCGCGATCGCGGGTTGGTGACGAACATCGGCTCCCAAAGCCGACAACCGCTGAACCAGCGTGTCGTTTTTGCTTTGAGGCCGCGTCACCAGCACGCGTTTTCCGAACAAAGGGCGACGATCGAACCAAGACATCGTTTCGGCCAGACGTGTGACATCGCCCACGATCGAAATCACAGGCGGGCGAATTCGTTGCCCGGGTGCCAGACGGTCGGCGACTTCGTCCAAGCGACAATGAATCACCTGCTGATCGGCCAGACTGCAACGCCGTACGATCGCCACCGGCGTATCGGCCGGCTTGCCCCCGGCAATCAGAGATTCGGACCAGACCTTTGCCGTGGTCACGCCCATGTAGATCACCAACGTGCCCGGAAATCGGGCCAGGGCAGGCCAATCCAGTGCGGACTGTGGCTTACCGGGCTCTTCGTGCCCCGTGACCAAGGCAACCGCCGATGCGACGCCGCGGTGGGTAATCGGAATGCCGGCGTAGGACCCGGCCGCCAACGCGGCGGTGATCCCTGGAACGATCGTGAACCGCAGCCCCGCCGATCGCACGGCCTGAATTTCCTCGCCGGTTCGAGCGAACACCGCCGGATCGCCCCCCTTCAGCCGCACGACGCGCAGGCCCGCCGAAGCATGGCGGACAATTTCAGCGTTGATTTCATTCTGGGACCAAATCCGCGATTGGCCGTGTTTGCCGACACAAATCTGGGTGGCCGATGGACGGACATGACGCAAAAGATCTGCATTGGCCAGACCATCGAACAAAACGACGTCACAGCAGGCCAGGGCATCGCGACCACGAAGCGTCAGCAGCCCTGGGTCACCGCATCCGGCACCAACCAAGGCCACCTGCCAGTCGGCCGAATCCGCGTCGCACCGCCGGCGATCATCGCAATTCGCGATCGGGCGAACAGCGCCAGCAGCCGCACTCGGATCAACGCCGTGGGCGGCGGCTGGTGGCGGCGTTTCGGGTTGCGGGGGTCGGTTCCGATTCGGATCAGGGCTCATAACCGATAAGTTATGCGTTGTCAGGGTCGTCCCCACCAGTCGTGATTGGCTGGATCGCCACCCCGCCATCGTCCCGTGCCGTCTTCTTTGCGGGCGAATCGCGAAAGCTATGGACAGGTCGGCCGGCGATTGGCATACTCTGGGGCTTGCTCCGCCGATGTTGACCAAGAAAAACGTCAAACGCCTTCCTTCTTCCAACACAAATGCCAAATACCGCCAGCGCCAAGAAACGACTTCGTCAAAACGAGACCCGCCGTCTGCGAAACCGTGCGGCTCGCAGCACCGTGCGTACCTCGATCCGTAAAGTCCGCGAAGCGGTCAAGGCGGGCAACGGTGATGACGCGCAAACCGCCTACCGCGTTGCACAGAAGCAACTGGATCAGGCAGCCGCCAAGAATTTGATCCATCGCAACGCTGCGGCACGCACCAAGGCACGCCTGAACAAATTGGTGAAAACCGTCACCGCCGCCTAAGTCCCGGCATCCGTCGCTCGCGACGCCCGGAAGCTCTTCAGCTTCCCCATTCGACCGCGATCAACAGCAACGATCAGCCGACTCGAACGCTTCCTGCCCCTGGCGGACGCAAAAATGGGTCGGCTTTTTTGCTGCGCCGGCGAAATTCCTTCGCCGCCACATCGCGTGAAAAGCGCCGGCGGCAACCCGCCAGCACCGGTTGCAACGCAAGGGGGGCGAAACATCACGGGAGGCGAAAGGTCGACTCCCAAAAAGCTCGACTCCTCAAAAGCCTCGATCGACGGTCAGAAGACCAACGCCGCGTCGCTCAGCCGTCGCTTGGTTTCCTGCATCAATGTATCTTCGTCGGCTTCCGTCTCCGCGACGTAGGTCACGCTGAATCTCAGATAGCTGCCCGCGTCGTCCCAAGGCACGGTGACGATCCCGAACTGTTCGATCAGGTGTCGTGTGGCGTCTTCGGCCTTGGCAAAGGTTTCGCCTGATTCCGTTCCGGTGGGCGCCTTGGTGTACAGGAAATAGGTTCCGCCGGGCATTTCGCATTCGAAGCCACAGTCCTTCAGCACGGCAACCAACTTTTCCATCCGGCGGCGATACTTTTCGCGAATCCGCTGGGGGATTGAATCGTCGTCCAGTGCCGCGGCGGCCGCTTTTTGGGTGGCGATGAATTGACCGCTGTCGCTGTTGTCTTTGACATCGGCGAAAGCGGAAACGATTCGCGGGTGCCCGGCGACGAATCCCATCCGCCAACCGATCATGTCGTATCCTTTGCTCATCGAATGAACTTCGACGCCGACGTCCATCGCCCCGGGAGTCTGCAGAAAACTGCGGGGCGGGCCGTCAAAGGTCAACAAGATGTGGGCGGCATCGTGGACGACGACAAACTGCTTCTCTTTGGCCAGACGAACCACTTTCTCGAAAAACTCCGGCGGCGCGGTTCGCCCGGTCGGTGAATTGGGATAGTTGATCACCAACAGTTTGGCCCGACGATAGATGTCATCGGGCACCGCGTCCAAATCTGGCAGGAATCCGTTTTCGGGCAACAGCGGCAGCTTGAAGACATCGCCGCCGTAGTACCGGGTGTGGGTCCCGGCGACCGGATACCCGGGGACGGTCATCAGCGTCACATCGCCGGGGTTGATGAAAACCGCTGGCAACATCGCATACGCGGGCTTGCTGCCGATGCAGTGATTGATCTGGCTGGCCGGATCAAGTTCGACACCAAAGTTGCGTTGCATGAACCGCGCCGCGGCTTCCTTGTATTCGCCGACACCGTTGTCGGCATAGCCACGGTTTTCCGTTTTGTCGATCTCCTGACGCATGACCTCGCGGACCGCCGAATCGGCCATCGAGTCGTTTTCGCCGATCCCAAAATCCAGCAACTTTCGGTCGGGATGGTCCGCCAGGGCTTTTCGCTTGGCACGTTTGATCTTTTCGAACTTGTAGATCTCGGTGTCTTTGCCGTACTTGTTTCCGCCGATTCGATCGGCAAAGAGTTCCTGGAAATACGGGTCGGCGGCAACGGATTCGGAAGAAGCGGTCGACATGGCAGCCATGGTTTTGAATCGGGGGGATGTCACAAATCGGGGCAGGACCGACCCACGCGAGGCCGTCGATCGCCCGAGACGACGAGAGAAGCCCTCAGTCTATTACGTGCCGAGCTTCCGCCCAGGGGATACTAGCCGCCGGTCAGTGGATTGCCGTCAGTCGCCGCGGCCGACTCGGTCGGATCCAGGACGGGCAGCGGTCCGGTGGTCCCGTTCTGGCCAGCCAGCCGTTGATGAATCGTTCGAATTCGACGAAGTTTGCGTTCGCCCAAAATTCCCGTTACGACGGCACCGACAACCGCGGGCACCAGCGAAACGACCGCGAACCAGCCTTCAAATCCGGACAACACGGTCAGCGACAACCAGCCCGCAAGTGTACCGGTCCCGATGTACTGGGCGCGAATCGACGCCGCAGTCCAGCGTCCGACTGTCGACCGTAGCGGACGCGTCAGCCCCCAACAACAGAGCATCGCGGGCAACGAACCCAAACAAGCGATCAGGCCACCGATGACGATCGCGATCATTCCGTAGACAACGATGATCGCCAATTCGCCGGGGTCATTTCGGACCAAGGCAAAGCCGATCGTGACCATGGCCAATAGCGCGCCGAACAGCGCCCCCGCGGTGGTCGTCGCACCGATCGATCCCAACAGCACGCCCGTCGTACTGACCACTTGCGGATCGAAAGAACCGTCATCGGGAACCGCCAAATGCTGGCCGATCTGATCCGCGTCCTCGACGTTGGACACGGCATAAGGATTCAGCGGCGTGTCGGGAACAGACATCGAACGGCACCAGGAACCGACGCGAGCCGGACAGACGAACCGTCGCCCACCGGCATTCGGTTGACGACCGGCCACCACCTTACTCGAATTGACACTCCCACGCTCGCCCCACCATTCATTCCAGGCACGCAGCGACCATGGCCCCGTCCGATCCGCAGACCTCGACCGATCAACTGCGCAGCCAGTACGAAGAGCTTGCCGAGCTGGCCGGATCGCTGGCCCATGAAATCAAGAATCCGCTGTCGATCATCCACATGAACATCGACCTGCTAAGCGAAGACTTGGCAGAACTGGATGGCGCCGAATCCAGACGCTGCCAAGACCGTGTCGACATGGTGCGCGATCAGTGCGAGCGAATGGAGGCATTGCTGCGGGACTTTCTTCGTTACGCTCGTCTGCGCGACATCGACTTGGTCCCCGGCAGCCTGAACGACCAAGTGATCCGTGTGCTGAAGGCCTACCAAGCTCAAGCCGATGCCGGGCACATCCGCATCCACGAGTATTTGGATCCGGACCTTCCCGCCATCTTGCTGCACAGCGATTCGCTTCAATCCGCATTGATCAACTTGGTCAAAAATGCATTGGAAGCGATGGACGAAGGCGGCGAACTCTGGGCCCGCACCTACACCACTCGCGGCGGCGTCGCTTTGGATTTGATCGACAACGGATGCGGCTTGGAAGACAACACCGTCATGCACATGTTCGAACCGTTCTACAGCACCAAGGAAGGCGGCAGCGGCCTGGGACTGCCTACGGCACGGAAGATCATCGAAGCGCATGGTGGCCGAATCAGCGTGCAAAGTGAGATCGGACGGGGCACCAAGTTCACGCTGGAATTCCCCGTTCCACCACGGCTGAGCGGCACCGCTTCGTAACGTCGCGGTTGTGGCCCGGACACCAAGTGCGGCGTGCCCCGGGCGTGACAACCATTACAACCGGTGCTTTCCGCCACGGGCAAAGTGAAATCCATCCTTTTTCGGTCGGGATAATTTGCCTGCACCGCTTGGTACAAAACGTCGCACCGGAGCCGAAGCGATCACCGCAAACTCGTCACATTCGTTTGCTTCGGATCGATTGGTCGGTGTAATCCCGATGCCGCTGTCAGATTGCTGACACCCAAGCGGTCGTTGTGAAGAGGTTTGGCAGCGAAGATTCCGCGCATCGGACGCTTTGTGCGGATTGTTCGTGCTTGAAGGTGCCGAAACGATGGCGTTGCCACGCGGATCGCCGCTGCCCGATACGGACAGCGAAAGACCAACCCGCACAACGCTCGCTCCATTGGAAGGCAAGCATGAACATGAAGTTCTTTGCCAGGATCCTGCCGGCACTGGCCGTCTTTGGCCTCGGTAGCCTGGCTTGCAGCGCGAACCATCCCGCCGCGCCCTCGGACTGGCAAACCTTTCTTGCCAACAGTCGCTCCGGATGCGGATGCAACACCGGGCCGTCGGTGATGACCTACGGCCCAAACTATTCCCAGCCATCACCCTACGTCACGTCACCACACGTGGTGTCGCCGGGGCCAGGCTGTTCGACCGGCGATTCGTCGATCGGTGCCTATGGTGGCAGCATCACCGCCACGCCGGGCATGATCAGCGGCGGCGCGTCGGCCGGCGTCGGCCCCACGGTGACCGGATCTGCCATGGCCGGAAGCGTCATGACCGGGTCTGGGGCGTGCGGATCGGCCGGAGTCGGCGTCGGCGGACCATACGGTGGCGGTGTCTATGGCGGCGGGTATGGCGGTTCCATCATCGCGGGCAACGCATATCCGACCGGCGGTTATGGTTACGGAGCCGCGTGCGCCCCGGCCCCCCAACCGATTTATCGCCCGCGGTTTTCGCTGTCCGGCTTTTACGGCGGCTTTGAATTTTTGTGGCTTCGCGCCCACTTCGACCAAAACGTGGCAATGATCATCGACCCGCCGGTGGGCAACCGCCTGGTCCCGTTTGATTACAGCTATGACTTTTCACCCCGCGTCTGGCTCGGATGGGAAAACTGCCGCGGCAATGGATTTCGCGCCACGTATTTCCGCTACGAGGACGAAGCAGACATCGAGCAATTCACCGCCGCCGCCGGACAGGTTCCAGTTTACGTGGAAGTCTATGGTGCCGGCGGCAACTTGGCCCGCAACGCCTACGCCGACGCGATCGGCGAAACGTTGACGTCGTCACACCGCTTGGAACTGCAGTCGTTGGACTTGGAAGCGACACACCTGTTTGAATGGTGTGCGATGCGTGCACGCATGGGCTTCGGTTTGCGATTGGCGGAGATGGAACAAAACCTTCACGCCCGCGTTTACCTGCCCGATGGCACGCTGGAAGAAATCGTCACCAACGATTTGTCGTTCCGCGGCGTCGGACCGACCGTTTCGATGATGTTCACACAACCGTTGTGGAAGTCACGATTCTCGCTTTACGGCAACTTGCGTGGTTCGCTGCTAATGGCAGAAACCGAGCAGTACATCTACGAGATGAAAGGCGCTTACACGACCGAGTTGGTCGACATCGCCGAACAACGCGAAATCCTGACGAACTTGGAAATGGGCCTCGGCATCCAGTTCGGCCAATCGATTGGTCGCCGTGCAGGCATGTTCGTGCGTGCCGGGTATGAAACCCAAGTGTGGTTCGACGCTGGCGGACCGGTTGATTCGCACAGCACCATCGGATTGGACGGCATCACGCTGGGCGCCGGACTTAGCTTCTGATGCCCCCGGATGATTGCAAGATCGGCAACGCGACGAATCACCGTCACATTGCCGATCAAAGATGACGTTCAAAAACGGCTCGGCGGCGGAACCCGCCCGAGCCGTTTTCTACATTTGGGCAACGGCTTTTTCGGCGGGCTGATTCGCCGCTTGTTCGCACGTGGCGGCCAATTCGAACTGAACCGCCCAACGCCCATCAGCATCGCCGGTCACGATCCAGTGCGGCTGAACACAGACGCTTTGGTGAACCAGTTCGAAACCACCTTCGCTTAGGCTGACCGTCTCGATCGGGAAGGCCCAAATGCCGGATTCACGACCAATCGCCAAATCGACATCCAGCCCCAACCAGCGGTCGGACAACTTCAAACCGCGGACGTTTTTCAGGTCCAGCATTTCACCAAGTTGCCCCAGGCGATTGCCGTCAACATCGCTGAAATACCGATCATCCGCACCGGCGGGCATCCCGGCGAAATTCAATTCGATTGCGAAGTGCAGCGGGCGTCCCGGCGGCAAGTTTTCCAGCAAGTACGTCACCTGCATTCGGTCGCTGTTTTCCGACAGCGTCACCGCCTTGGTCATCGTGATCGGAATGCCCCAGGCGTTGCCGTCGCGACGCATTTGAATCTGAACGCGATCCGATCCGCGTCGCAACTTGGCTTCGAATGGCAGTTCCACGAAATCCCCACGCTCGGTCGCTTCGCCACGCATGACGGCTTCCAACGTTGCGTCTTCGTCATAGAAGTGATCCATCAGACTCTTGCGAGCATATCGATCGTACTGCAAGCGTTTGTCCAAATCGGCTTGCTTGAAAACAACCCGATCATGAATGCTGGCGGCTTCATCGTCGCCGCTGGTGCTGGGGCCCGCCAAAACTTGACGGTGATAACTTTCGGGACGCCGCTGAAGCGTGGCCAATAGGTTGTGGCAGATGTCGCGGACGTCCAACTCGTACATTCGCCCGCCGCGCCCCGGTGCAACCCAAGCACACAGTCGGTTGTTGCTCAGGCGTACTTCCTGTTGACCGTCAAAGTTGTAATCGGCCGCGTCGGCTTGAACGGCACCACCACCGACAATGCGATCCAATTCGTTGTCTGCCGCAATCAAGTGTTGGAAGATCGCATTGCGGAGGTGTGGCAGGTAAACACCGCCAAAAGCACCGTGCCAGTACGGGCAATTGCACTGGCCGCGATACAAGTCATCGCGGACGGTCGCCAATTCACCGCTGTCACGACCGGCGGCTTCGGCATCGGCCAAACGACCGCTGACGTGCATCATCCGCGAATACATCTCATTGGTTTCGTCGTACTTGACTTTAAAGTTTCGCCAGTAGCCACCACGAATGAATTGCTGAAGCGATTTCCAGTGCGGGTCATTCTCCATCTCGTGCTGCAGATCATGCAGCGTGTCCTGTGCGGCCACCGGCAGCGACCATTCGGTCATTTCGCGATAGCTGCAATCGGGCAGATAAGCTCGACCGGCCGGCGGTGTGCTCTGAACCGCTTCCTGCAGCGTGACGGTGTGCAGCCAGTGCGAATTTTCGGTCAACGCGTCAAAGAAGGACCGCAACCAACCCCGGTCGTACACGTGGACCTTGGTATCGGGCCAAGTCCCAAACTTTTCGCCGTCATCGCCAAACGTCAGCACGGCACCCGGGTGACGTGCGGCCACTTCGCGGCAATAGTCGATGGTTTCGGACGGCGGCCGGAACGGGATCGTGTAACGCAGTCGTTCCGAACCCGGGAAGATTCGCAGCACACGCCCTTGGTCTTCGACCAAGAAGTAGCTGGTCAGTTCGTCATCGGCCAGTCCGGCCGCTTTGAAGTGATAGTCGTCCAGCACGGTGTACTGAATACCGGCATCGACCACGTCGCTGGTCAGCGTCGATTCCCAGACTCGCTCGGGCGTCCACATCCCCATCGGCGTCGCGCCAAGATTCCGCTGCAGCCAGTGCGCGTAGGCCTGAATTTGGCCCACGCGGTCTCGCGACGGCAACATCGTCAGGATCGGTTCGTACTGGGGACCGCCGACGATTTCGACCCGCCCGGCTTC
This window encodes:
- a CDS encoding alpha-amylase/4-alpha-glucanotransferase domain-containing protein, with the translated sequence MSTPNASLCLVLHNHQPIGNFDGVFEQAYQDSYLPFLDVFEPYDRLNISLHTSGPLMLWLAEHHPEYLDRLRLLVEAGRVEIVGGPQYEPILTMLPSRDRVGQIQAYAHWLQRNLGATPMGMWTPERVWESTLTSDVVDAGIQYTVLDDYHFKAAGLADDELTSYFLVEDQGRVLRIFPGSERLRYTIPFRPPSETIDYCREVAARHPGAVLTFGDDGEKFGTWPDTKVHVYDRGWLRSFFDALTENSHWLHTVTLQEAVQSTPPAGRAYLPDCSYREMTEWSLPVAAQDTLHDLQHEMENDPHWKSLQQFIRGGYWRNFKVKYDETNEMYSRMMHVSGRLADAEAAGRDSGELATVRDDLYRGQCNCPYWHGAFGGVYLPHLRNAIFQHLIAADNELDRIVGGGAVQADAADYNFDGQQEVRLSNNRLCAWVAPGRGGRMYELDVRDICHNLLATLQRRPESYHRQVLAGPSTSGDDEAASIHDRVVFKQADLDKRLQYDRYARKSLMDHFYDEDATLEAVMRGEATERGDFVELPFEAKLRRGSDRVQIQMRRDGNAWGIPITMTKAVTLSENSDRMQVTYLLENLPPGRPLHFAIELNFAGMPAGADDRYFSDVDGNRLGQLGEMLDLKNVRGLKLSDRWLGLDVDLAIGRESGIWAFPIETVSLSEGGFELVHQSVCVQPHWIVTGDADGRWAVQFELAATCEQAANQPAEKAVAQM